The genomic region CAAGCCACCTCGTGGATGCCTCATCCGTTCATTCGTTTGCCCGCTCATGCTTGAACCCGCATCATGATCAGCCTGTCCACCAAGCTGTCGACAGCTACGGCAGGCTCCCCGTCTGGCTCCGGGACCTGCCCGCTTTCCGGTTCTGCGCCGGAATTCGGACATAGGTCGCTGTTGTCCGCAATACATACATGTCTTGGTCGGTCGCGCTTCTTGTTCCGTCTTTCCTTGCCGGAAAGGGGCTGGACCCGTCTCCATGTTGTCACCTCGGTTCCGTATGAATCCGGTTTCTTTCTATTGTATCACATCTGCTCGCGAACACCCTCATGGCCAAAGGCCTGATAATCTTTCGAATTGTACTCCTGAGTCTGTTCATTGCATTCGTGAAGAATGTGTTCCACATATTCCAATATATCTTGCATCGGTCTCCCGCATTTTTCGCATGTTGTCATTATTTTCACCTTAATCCTGTCATCCATAATGTATTATCGTTCCGCCTTATGATTACCCCTCGTACATATAAAAGAAACACTCGTTCCCCACTTCTCGCATATCTGCATACATAAAAAAACCGCTTCCTGCTCTCCCCTAAGGTCGACCAAGAAACGGTTTATTATTCCTATATTGTAAATGTATCTCAACGAACATCCAATTGCCCCGAGTTCTGTTGTGGTGCCAGACGTGGTTTCGGTTTTGGCAGATTGCCGAAGATCACCCATGCATATGGAACGAACCTTGCCGTCAATCCAACGACGATCCACGAAGCGATCAGAGCTACACCAAATCCTCCGGCATACCACAGATGCACTAACCAGGACACTCCTGTTTGCGGCGGATAATTCCGATACACCAGCAGGAAGAATGGATGAATCAGATAGATACCAAAGGACAGTGCCCCAAGCCGATTCAGCGGCTTAACGATCAGAGACGGCCCTTTGCGGTAGAGCAGATAAGCAATCTGGATGAGTACGAGCGCACAAGCAAAGGTATGCACATTCCAGAAGAATTCATACCACAGCGTGTTATACGTTGCGATCTTCAGACGCAGCTGATAGTAGATGTACACATGACCCAGCCCGGCAATGATCCACACCGCCCAGAGCAGAATCCATGAAGCTATGCGCCCTTTAGTGGCATTGGCCCGACTGATGACGAACCATTGCTTGATTTTAGGGAAATACACCCCGATGAATGCCCCCAGCATGAAATAGGAAAAGTAAGAGAACGCCCAGCTTCCCTTATTAGGGACCTGGAATCCATATTTATTACTTACGATAAACGCCCATTGAATCAATAATCCAATCGGTACAGACCATTTGACCACGGAAGGATACTTCTTGAGCAGCCATAACACCAATGGGAATAACAGATAGAATTGCATGTTAATAAACACAAAGTACAGATGCGTATAGGCTTTACCCGTAAACAATTTCGTAATGAAACTTACAGCCGATTCGCCGAACGGTCGGCCCTGATAATGCGTGAAATGCAGAATAACAAAATACATCAATGAAAACAGGAAATACGGAAGTAAAATATACACAAATCTTTTCTTGTAAAAATTACTTACGAGTTTCTTGTCCAGCGGACGGGAATAATAATTATAGAACAGCACGAAACTGCTCATAAAAATAAAGGTTGGCGTACCATATTTCATAAAGATATTAATAAAGTTGTACAGCCAATAATAGCCCGAACCGGTCATGTCCACCGTCGCGTAAGAAGTGGAATGCACGCTCAGTACGCCGATAATCGCCATGGCACGTACCAGATTCAGCTCCGGAATTCGCTCTCTTTTCAGTGTTTCACTCATGTTTAAAATTTCTCCTTCATTTGTTCGTCAATATGTCAGATATGACTTAATACGATAAAGCTCTCTATCTATTAAAAGGCATAATGCTTAAGATGGGTAGTCCATTTTCTTAACAATTCCTAAATTTTCATCATATTTCACACTATTTTCATGTCTATATATGTAAAAAAGACCGCGAGTACGCGGTCTTTGGAACATCCTGATTTCAACCAAATGATTGTTGGTTCAACCGGATGAGATTGGTATATTTGGGTGTGGGCATGAACCAGCCCCTGACTCGGTCTACTTCTGGCGGCTCGCCAGAATCTGTTTGTACACGTCAATAGCCACCTGTCTCGATGCCTTCAGATCGACAATGGCATCCTTGCGCGGCTGATGGATGTCCTTGCTATGCAGATCCTTCAACTCAGGCAACCACTTCCGAATATAATCACCTTGCGGATCATACTTCTCGGATTGTGTTACCGGATTGTTCACGCGAAAATATGGAGCTGCATTCTCGCCAAGCGAAGCACACCATAGCCAGTTACCGCGATTCTGAATGTTATCATAGTCACGCAGCTTGCGCCTGAAATAAGCTTCACCCAAGGTGAACGGGCATTGCAGGTTTTTGGTGAGAAACATCGCCGTAAGAATCCGAAGCCGATTCGGCATATGTCCGGTTTCGTTCAGTTCCGTCATCGCTGCATCAATAATCGGAATGCCTGTCTCCGCCTTGCACCAATGTTCGAAATGACCATCATGAAGAGCCGAGAGATCATACACCTTTTCATATGTAAAATAGTGACTCTCATAGACCGCCCGATACAGGTAGAAGTCGCGGAAGCACAACTGTCTGATCCATTCCCCAGCCTCTGCTGTGCGACTCGCTGCATCATACATCTTGCGAATGGATACGGCCCCCACAGCTACGTAAGAACTGAGATGGCTCGGTTCGTAAGCCTCATATTCGTCCCGATGCTCACCATATTCAGCAATCCGATCCGATAAGAATTGATCCAGCAGCAGATGCGGGTCCTCTTCATCCGAGCCACTGGACTCCAGCAACTCCGGAGGTACCTTCATCGCATCCGGCCATTCAATCTGTCGATCACTCACCTTCAGTTCTGCAATCGTTGTTGCCGAGGGAGGATTGGGATGTTCATTCATGAATTCCACCCACCGCCGATGGAAAGCCGCAAATACTTTATAAGGCTCCGACTTGCCTGTAAAATTAGCAAATCCATTTAGATCCATCAGCAAATGATCCGTAAGTTGCGTGAACGAAACCTCATGCGCCTCACTGACTTTGCGTATGGCCCTATCCCGCTCGATTGCATATGGTGTCATGTCCCGGTGGACCACAATCTCCTCAATCTCGCCTTTGAATTCGTTCAGGATGAAATCAACCACTTCAGCCGGTTTGCCATAAGCAACATGCAGTTTTCGTTTGGCTTCAACATACTGCCTGCCTAATTCCATTGCATGCTGCCTAAAATTCACACCGCTGTGTTCCTTCTCTCGGCCTTGCCGCAGGAGGAATGGATCATAGATGAGAACATGCACACTCTCTTCTTCGTGTTCCCGCAAATAATCGAATGCAGCCAGATCATCCGTACGCAGATCTTTGCGGTGTATGAATAGCTTCATTCCTCATCCTCCTGTCTGAAATTACATTTATTTGTCCGTCAGGTTCTGATATAACCTGCTTGTTTCGGGCTCCGGCTCATGTCCCAAATCTTCATCCAGGGTTAATGTAAATGAATGATATAAACGAAGTATGCCTTGTTGATCATCTATGGATGCATACACTTCCATCATGAGTCGACAGATTTCTTCCGAATAAGGCTCCCGTTCCTGCAATATCGTTAATGGCTCAATCGCTTCCCTACCTCGACCATGCATCATGTCCCATCTCGCGATATCCATTACCAGACCTGTATACTTGCGTCTGAGTTCCCTTGCTTTGGCCTGCGCCCAGTGATAATCATGCTCTTCCAGATAATCGGCACGATAGAGTGGAATCATATGTCTCAGGTCATCAACGTTATCCGAGGTGATGGCAGTATAGACCATGGCTTTTTCGAATTGTTCCACATCACTCACCAGATTGCCTGATAACAGACGATAGCGGTTCATATTGTACTCCAGCTTGCCTGTCATGTTCCATTCCTTAAGCAGCTTTCGAATCTGGTACACGGAAGTATGTAGATGGGTTAGTCCCTTCTCCTGGGAAACATCACCCCACAGCTTATCCAGCAGAATCTCTTTGCTTACCCACTCTTCCCTGTGATGAAACAAAAAAGCAAACAATTCCTGCGATTTGGTTGTACGCCACTTATGCTTCTTTGCACCCTGATCCAGAGTTCTATAGATATCCAGATGTTTGAACGTAAGCAGCCCCGGCACTTCGGTGTCCAACTCCACAGATACAGATTCCGATTCCTGCACCTCCGCGGTGGCTGCAACTTGGGAATGATGCGACATGATGCCCGCAATCCGATCAATGGTTTTGGCTAATCGTGTGGAGCTTACCGGTTTCAGTACATAATCCAGTGCATGCAGCTCGAATGCCTCTACCGCATGATCCGCGTAAGCTGTCACAAAGATAATACGAATACTCTGATCCAATTGCTGTATATATTCAGCCGCTTCCAGGCCATTCATCTCCGGCATTCCGATGTCCAAAAATACAACATCCACACGTTCGTTTGCCAGAAAATGAAGACCATCGCGTGCTGTTGAAAAACATTGCACGGGTGTAATTCGTCCGTCCGTTTGAAGTAGGCGCTCCAGATGAAGCTGCGCTGGCTTCTCGTCATCAATCACAATGGCTCTCACCGTTCATTTAGCCTCCTGCCATGAAAGATTCAATAGGAATACCGTTTTTATCGGCATCCGCTTATTAGTCTGTTAACCATAATTGCTCAACTCGGCACATTATTTGGAATAATTCACCTTTTGTACAGGGATACGGAATCGGATCTGCGTACCTTGACCCACATGGCTATGAATCTCCAGTCCCTGACCATAGAGAGACATCAGGCGACGGTTTATATTTTGCAACCCGACACCTCCTGGACCTTCAGTTCGTCCAGACTTCACCTGAGCCATACGCTCAGGGGGGATACCGACGCCATCATCCTGAACCTGGACGACCACATACTCGCTCTCTTTGAAAATTCTAAGATGAACTGTCCCGCCTGCTGCCCGCTCCATTACGCCATGGCGAATGGCATTCTCCACAAGCGGTTGGATGCTGAGAGGCGGCAGATACAGATGCACATCCGGTTCCACCTCATACTCGACCACCAGTCTTTCCTCAAATCTGGCCTGTTCCAGATGCACATAAGACTCCACCAATTCCAGTTCTTTGGTCAAAGGAACAAGCTGCTCCCTGTTCTGGAAGTCAAAGCTTCCACGCAGGTAATGACTCAATTCAATCAGCAGATCGGTTGCTTTGTCCGGATTCACTGCACAGGTCGCGATAATGACATTGAGTGCATTGTATAGAAAGTGCGGCTTGATCTGGGCCTGCAAAAAGGCCATCTCGGTCCGAATAGCCTCCTGCACAGAACTCCGCATCTCAATTAACGTCCGAACCCGGGCACGCAATTCACCGGCATCCACCGGTTTGCTCAGGAAATCATTGGCCCCCGCCTGGAACCCATGCTTGATATCCTCAGGCAACCCTCGGGCGGTCAACATCAGAATCGGTAACTCTGACAAGGAACTGTGCTCACGCAGTTTGCGACATAACTCAAGCCCAGACATTTTGGGCATTGTCCAGTCCGTAATGACAAGATCAATGGACGGGAATTCTTCACGGAGTTTCAATGCAGTGGACCCGCTGTCCGCCGCAATCACACGATACCGTTCCGTCGATAACAGGTTAAGCAATACCTGTCGATTCACGGGATCATCGTCTACAATCAGAATCGTGTGCTCCGCTTCCGTAAGATTATCCGGCTCATCTGACTCTCTTGTCACCAGTTCCTTCGTCCCTGCCCCATGTGCAGCAACATATCGGGCGGCAGCTGGTTTTAACTGAGACTGTAGCAGCGGTAACTTCATAACAGGCAAGGTAAAATGAAAGGTAGAACCTTGCCCCGGCTCCGATTCAACCCAGATTTCACCTCCGCCAAGCTCAACGAGTTTCCGTGTAATACTCAGACCCAGTCCAGTTCCATCATTCAATCGCTCAATCGTCCCGTTACTCTGCTCATACGCCTGGAAAATATCCTCCTGTTTGTCCAAGGCAATGCCTACCCCCGTATCAGCGACCGATACCTTCACCCGATCCCCTTCAACACTGGCGTACAACCGAATCTCACCTTGCTCAGTGTACTTATAGGCGTTACCCAGCAGGTTATACAGAATCTGCCGAAGGCGATCTTCGTCTGCCTCAACAAGCGGCAACGACTGGGGCCATTGCTGAATCAGTAAAACCGGCTTGTCCTCGAACGTGAAACCCGAGACTTCAACTACAGTACGGGCAACCGATTCCAGATCGACAGCTACCCGTTTCAACTCAATCTCACTATTTTTCAGTTTGGAAAAATCCAAAATGTCGTTAACCAACAGCGACAGCCGCTTACCGGTTGCTGTAATCATGGACAGATTCTTGGCTTGCTTGGGTGTGACCGCTCCAGCTGCCCCTTCCAGCATCGATTGTGCAATATTAATGATCCCGTGCAGCGGAGTTCGCAGCTCATGAGACGTGTTCGCCATGAACTCGTCCTTGAGACTGTCAATGGCAAGCAAACGCTCCGATAGAGCCTCCACGTCACGGAATGATTGTGCGAAGCGGATTGCCGTCACAATCATCTGGGCAAATACAAATAATAAAAGTTCAATCAGCGCAAAGAACGCTGTATCTACAGCAGTGAACGCACCGAGCGTGTGCAATACAACAACCATGAGTATGCTCATCATGCTTACCAGTGCAAAATGGCTGTCATTCGGTCGTCCTTTTAACCAATAGAACATCGCTCGCAGCGTATAGAACATAACAACAAGCGAGATCAGTAACATGGGAAGCTCAAAAGAAGAGAATAGGGTCGGAGGGAGCGTTAGGCCCACAATGGTCTGGGCAATGATTAGCACTACAGCAAGACGAACAAACCACTGATGAACTGCCCCTGGTACACGAGCATCCATATATCGAAGCAAAAAGTAATAAGCAAAGGCTGAACTAAGAAGCTGAATCCGAAGCATTTCATTGTTAGTCAGGAACGGTACAAACGTTCCCAGTAACTTCTCCCCATGGGTCAAAGCGTAAAGTGCACCGGAAAGACTGAATAATCCGAGATAATTCAGTTCCTTCTCACTACGCCGCAACCGAAACAGTAGCAGGAAGAAGCCAGCGGGCAAGATAAAGCCGAACAAGGTCATCAGATCCTTGAGCCAGTCCTGTTGTTGGCTTTTCAGGATGCTATGCTCGTCTCCAAATAGAATGGGTGCCACAATGCCCCCAGACGAGTAACTATAATTTGATACTTGAATAATAATGTCAGCCGTGTTGCCCTCAATGGACGTGAATCCCGTAAAGGGCAGATTTAATTGTACATCCGTATCTGGGGTCATTCCCGGCAGTCCTTTACCGCCAATCTCTTTACCATCGATAAATACCCGGTGGGCCATACGTATATTCTGCGTGCGTATGCCGTAATCGTTTTTCATCGTTCGGGCTGTAAGCTGGACTTGCAGATGGTAGGTTCCGTACCCATGTGCTTGCCCCAGAGATTTGTTCCATCGGGCCGGAACTTGAGTGCCTGACGAAGGCGGCAATGGCTTGCGACCGGATACACTTGCTTCAATATCTGCCGGACTGAGCAACTGCCCAGGATAGAAATCCCAGACACCCTTTAGCGACGCTGGACCCTTGCGATCAAAGTCCCACTGGGTCAGGTCAATTCTTCCATCCGCAGCCTGGGGGTTACTCCGCTCACTAATTAACGTCTGGGCAATCCAGCCCAGTGGAACAATGACAATGCATATGAAACTTATGGTCAGCATAATCCAGTGTTTTCTCATCTATGTATTCCTTCCATCCACAATGGCGAGAGACGTCTAATTTTGTCGATTTATCACTATAATTCATGTTACACGTTTCTGGTGCTCACGGAAATAGTTTCCGTATCATAATCGGTCAACTTCGTTATAATTTGAAGGATTTCTATCTGTTTCCGCCAGATCTTGGTACACCAAGGAACCTCAGGCCGAATTTCACCGGAATGAACGGGCAAAATGGCCTGAGGTTGATTAAATGAAGATTTATTTAACAACTTGAGCAAGCTTCTGAACGATTCCGACCCATCCCTGTTCCATACGTTCGCGTACGATGGCGTGGGCCTGTCCAAATTCAGTCAGTTTATCCGCATCCCAACCACTGTGAATCAGTGTGAAATCCGTACCTTCCGGCTGTTCATTCAGTTGAAACGTCAACGTCCAGTCCCTTCCCCAGCGAAAAGATAATTTCTCTAGCGGTAGAACTTCCGTCACCTGACAAGGCGATTGACCGAAGGGGCCCGCTTCCAATATAAACTCGTGACCCTCCACGGGTTCCAGATTGCCTGCCATGAACCAGGAACCCAGTCCTTGCGCAGTCGAGACCGTCTCCCATACCTTCTCTATAGGTGCATAAAGCAATCGTTCCTGACGGATATCCGGCAGTGCACTTGATGAACTTGATGATGAATCCATTCGTATCACCTCCTTAATACATTTCATTTCGTATAACTACTCGAATAGAAGTTGACCTCCGCTTTATCCCCACCCTATAATTGGAACATATTACATAAAAGGTGCGTGATTCCTATGATAGTCTGCTCTGAAAAATCCAATTCCAACCGTTGCCGGAAGGGATAATCCCGCTCACTTCCCTTCCACGTTTTCATTTTAATACATTTAAATTGTGGGGGACACCTATACTATGTCATTCAGTTATTACGGTCCATTATGCACCGCCGTTTATGATCTAACGAAACCTGTGGAACACTCCTTGGGAGGAGACATTGAATTTTATCGCCATTATCTCCAGCGCTGCAAAGGACGTATCCTTGAAGCCATGTCGGGATCAGGGAGAGTGCTCATTCCTTTGCTTGAAGCAGGCTTGAAGGTGGATGGAATTGATTATTCAATGGATATGATCGACTCTTGCCGTTCTCGTTGCACCGAGCGGGCATTGCCCATGCCTGAGCTGTTTGTTGCCGATCTGGAGAAGCTTGACCTTCCATATCGATACGAGGCAATTATCATTCCCGGAGGTTCTTTGCTCCTTATTCAAGATAGAGAGGCATCGATTAACGCATTACGTAATCTATTTCAACATTTGGAACCTGGAGGCAGGCTCGTATTTGATCTGTTTCTGCCCGATGTGACACAGCCCTCTTCGGTAGAAACATCAACCGTTTCATTACCTGACGGCGATACGATCACAGTAGAAGTGAGAACCATTGAAGTGAACCTTCTACACCAATACAAAGTGAGTCTGATCCGCTATGAACAATGGCATCAGGGCGCTCTTGCTGCTACGGAGCTTCAACAACTTACCTTGCGTTGGTACGGCGTAGAAGAGCTACGTCTAATTCTCGAACACATTGGGTTCTCCGACATCAAGGTATATGCAGACTTTAAACCAGATCAACCACCTACACAGTCGAACCAAAAATTCGTCTATGAAGCGACTCGAAGAGCGTAATCATCCGTAATTGAGTGTACTTGCTTCCCATTATACAGATAAGGCCACAGCATAAGGTTTAACCCATGCTGTGGCCTTTTTTTATTATATAAGATTTGCAATAATATTTACACGAGAACGCAGAGGAACGAAATAACTTGAAGAAGCGGAGTGGCAAGTGTAACTGTTAGTGCAAATTAGTATCCACGAGAATATTGCTCCGCAATGGCGGCTTGATCCTTGCTGACGCCCAACTCCAGAGCCGCATGGTTTGCCCAG from Paenibacillus sp. FSL R5-0341 harbors:
- a CDS encoding deoxyribodipyrimidine photo-lyase, whose translation is MKLFIHRKDLRTDDLAAFDYLREHEEESVHVLIYDPFLLRQGREKEHSGVNFRQHAMELGRQYVEAKRKLHVAYGKPAEVVDFILNEFKGEIEEIVVHRDMTPYAIERDRAIRKVSEAHEVSFTQLTDHLLMDLNGFANFTGKSEPYKVFAAFHRRWVEFMNEHPNPPSATTIAELKVSDRQIEWPDAMKVPPELLESSGSDEEDPHLLLDQFLSDRIAEYGEHRDEYEAYEPSHLSSYVAVGAVSIRKMYDAASRTAEAGEWIRQLCFRDFYLYRAVYESHYFTYEKVYDLSALHDGHFEHWCKAETGIPIIDAAMTELNETGHMPNRLRILTAMFLTKNLQCPFTLGEAYFRRKLRDYDNIQNRGNWLWCASLGENAAPYFRVNNPVTQSEKYDPQGDYIRKWLPELKDLHSKDIHQPRKDAIVDLKASRQVAIDVYKQILASRQK
- a CDS encoding class I SAM-dependent methyltransferase, producing the protein MSFSYYGPLCTAVYDLTKPVEHSLGGDIEFYRHYLQRCKGRILEAMSGSGRVLIPLLEAGLKVDGIDYSMDMIDSCRSRCTERALPMPELFVADLEKLDLPYRYEAIIIPGGSLLLIQDREASINALRNLFQHLEPGGRLVFDLFLPDVTQPSSVETSTVSLPDGDTITVEVRTIEVNLLHQYKVSLIRYEQWHQGALAATELQQLTLRWYGVEELRLILEHIGFSDIKVYADFKPDQPPTQSNQKFVYEATRRA
- a CDS encoding ATP-binding protein; amino-acid sequence: MRKHWIMLTISFICIVIVPLGWIAQTLISERSNPQAADGRIDLTQWDFDRKGPASLKGVWDFYPGQLLSPADIEASVSGRKPLPPSSGTQVPARWNKSLGQAHGYGTYHLQVQLTARTMKNDYGIRTQNIRMAHRVFIDGKEIGGKGLPGMTPDTDVQLNLPFTGFTSIEGNTADIIIQVSNYSYSSGGIVAPILFGDEHSILKSQQQDWLKDLMTLFGFILPAGFFLLLFRLRRSEKELNYLGLFSLSGALYALTHGEKLLGTFVPFLTNNEMLRIQLLSSAFAYYFLLRYMDARVPGAVHQWFVRLAVVLIIAQTIVGLTLPPTLFSSFELPMLLISLVVMFYTLRAMFYWLKGRPNDSHFALVSMMSILMVVVLHTLGAFTAVDTAFFALIELLLFVFAQMIVTAIRFAQSFRDVEALSERLLAIDSLKDEFMANTSHELRTPLHGIINIAQSMLEGAAGAVTPKQAKNLSMITATGKRLSLLVNDILDFSKLKNSEIELKRVAVDLESVARTVVEVSGFTFEDKPVLLIQQWPQSLPLVEADEDRLRQILYNLLGNAYKYTEQGEIRLYASVEGDRVKVSVADTGVGIALDKQEDIFQAYEQSNGTIERLNDGTGLGLSITRKLVELGGGEIWVESEPGQGSTFHFTLPVMKLPLLQSQLKPAAARYVAAHGAGTKELVTRESDEPDNLTEAEHTILIVDDDPVNRQVLLNLLSTERYRVIAADSGSTALKLREEFPSIDLVITDWTMPKMSGLELCRKLREHSSLSELPILMLTARGLPEDIKHGFQAGANDFLSKPVDAGELRARVRTLIEMRSSVQEAIRTEMAFLQAQIKPHFLYNALNVIIATCAVNPDKATDLLIELSHYLRGSFDFQNREQLVPLTKELELVESYVHLEQARFEERLVVEYEVEPDVHLYLPPLSIQPLVENAIRHGVMERAAGGTVHLRIFKESEYVVVQVQDDGVGIPPERMAQVKSGRTEGPGGVGLQNINRRLMSLYGQGLEIHSHVGQGTQIRFRIPVQKVNYSK
- a CDS encoding acyltransferase, with translation MSETLKRERIPELNLVRAMAIIGVLSVHSTSYATVDMTGSGYYWLYNFINIFMKYGTPTFIFMSSFVLFYNYYSRPLDKKLVSNFYKKRFVYILLPYFLFSLMYFVILHFTHYQGRPFGESAVSFITKLFTGKAYTHLYFVFINMQFYLLFPLVLWLLKKYPSVVKWSVPIGLLIQWAFIVSNKYGFQVPNKGSWAFSYFSYFMLGAFIGVYFPKIKQWFVISRANATKGRIASWILLWAVWIIAGLGHVYIYYQLRLKIATYNTLWYEFFWNVHTFACALVLIQIAYLLYRKGPSLIVKPLNRLGALSFGIYLIHPFFLLVYRNYPPQTGVSWLVHLWYAGGFGVALIASWIVVGLTARFVPYAWVIFGNLPKPKPRLAPQQNSGQLDVR
- a CDS encoding response regulator, with the translated sequence MRAIVIDDEKPAQLHLERLLQTDGRITPVQCFSTARDGLHFLANERVDVVFLDIGMPEMNGLEAAEYIQQLDQSIRIIFVTAYADHAVEAFELHALDYVLKPVSSTRLAKTIDRIAGIMSHHSQVAATAEVQESESVSVELDTEVPGLLTFKHLDIYRTLDQGAKKHKWRTTKSQELFAFLFHHREEWVSKEILLDKLWGDVSQEKGLTHLHTSVYQIRKLLKEWNMTGKLEYNMNRYRLLSGNLVSDVEQFEKAMVYTAITSDNVDDLRHMIPLYRADYLEEHDYHWAQAKARELRRKYTGLVMDIARWDMMHGRGREAIEPLTILQEREPYSEEICRLMMEVYASIDDQQGILRLYHSFTLTLDEDLGHEPEPETSRLYQNLTDK
- a CDS encoding SRPBCC domain-containing protein translates to MDSSSSSSSALPDIRQERLLYAPIEKVWETVSTAQGLGSWFMAGNLEPVEGHEFILEAGPFGQSPCQVTEVLPLEKLSFRWGRDWTLTFQLNEQPEGTDFTLIHSGWDADKLTEFGQAHAIVRERMEQGWVGIVQKLAQVVK